The following proteins come from a genomic window of Planctomycetota bacterium:
- a CDS encoding alpha/beta hydrolase, with the protein MQKLWTLIVLLVFVPIVSAAEPWPGAVKKWEGFDKHEFKFEGRTAFVIEPSKAAAGSPWMWRARFPGVATNDDLELVKQGWHIAYVDTGNMYGNDASMVVWDHFYDELTTKHGLSKKPVLKGLSRGGLFIINWGARHPDRVLAIYGDAPVCDLKSWPGGKGKGKGSPADWQRAIAAYGMKSEQEMLDYKQQPFDRLEGLAKAHVPILIVAGDSDTVVPFIENGEIVQKRYQELGGSIKVILKPGGDHHPHGLTDPKPLVDFELFALKYNNGECDCDF; encoded by the coding sequence ATGCAAAAGTTATGGACGCTGATCGTCCTTCTGGTTTTTGTTCCGATCGTTTCGGCGGCGGAGCCTTGGCCGGGGGCTGTGAAGAAGTGGGAGGGGTTTGACAAGCATGAATTCAAGTTCGAAGGGCGGACCGCCTTCGTGATCGAGCCGAGCAAGGCGGCGGCGGGTTCGCCGTGGATGTGGCGGGCGCGGTTTCCGGGCGTGGCGACGAATGATGATCTGGAGCTGGTCAAGCAGGGGTGGCACATCGCCTACGTCGACACGGGCAACATGTACGGCAATGATGCGTCGATGGTGGTGTGGGATCACTTCTATGACGAACTGACGACGAAACACGGGCTCTCGAAGAAGCCGGTGCTCAAGGGGCTGAGCCGGGGCGGACTGTTCATCATCAACTGGGGCGCGCGGCATCCGGATCGCGTGCTGGCGATTTACGGCGATGCGCCGGTGTGCGATCTGAAAAGCTGGCCCGGCGGGAAGGGCAAGGGGAAGGGTTCGCCCGCCGACTGGCAGCGCGCGATCGCGGCTTACGGCATGAAGAGCGAACAGGAGATGCTCGACTACAAGCAGCAGCCGTTCGACCGGCTCGAAGGGTTGGCAAAAGCGCATGTGCCGATTCTGATTGTTGCCGGCGACTCGGATACGGTTGTGCCGTTCATTGAGAATGGTGAGATTGTGCAGAAGCGGTATCAGGAACTGGGCGGGTCCATCAAGGTGATCCTCAAGCCCGGCGGCGATCATCACCCGCACGGTCTGACCGACCCCAAGCCGCTCGTCGATTTTGAGCTGTTCGCGCTCAAATACAACAACGGCGAGTGCGACTGCGATTTTTGA
- a CDS encoding sugar kinase, with the protein MSLKIRPASECQLDQVSLGECMVRLSPPGHGRIEFANLMEVCVGGGEYNVSYALARLGLRTGWVGGLVDNPVGKIVLNHARSAGMDIAHVVNMKYDGVGREARIGLNFTEVGSGPRASVTLYDRGHSATSKMKPGDVDWKTLFAKRGVRWLHTGGIMASLSTSTRQVVAEAVKAAHEAGTIVSYDLNFRSKLWSSKDAIETTKPLVKYIDCLIGNEEDFQKVLGYEVEGVDVEAGEIDTTAFKKMVEKVVNDYPNIKVVGTTLRGVKSAGINDWSAIMWHEGTFYDGIQYPGLEIEDRVGGGDGFASGFTYGFLTGMGPQECVDLGVAHGALLMTTRGDTSQITLSELKHTAAGGSARIVR; encoded by the coding sequence ATGTCTTTGAAGATTCGTCCCGCGTCCGAGTGCCAGCTTGACCAGGTGAGTCTGGGTGAGTGCATGGTGCGGTTGAGCCCGCCGGGGCACGGCCGCATCGAGTTCGCCAATCTCATGGAAGTCTGCGTCGGCGGCGGCGAGTACAACGTCTCGTACGCGCTGGCCCGGCTCGGACTCCGCACCGGATGGGTCGGCGGGCTGGTCGATAATCCCGTCGGCAAGATCGTCCTCAATCACGCGCGTTCGGCGGGCATGGATATCGCGCATGTCGTGAACATGAAGTACGACGGCGTCGGACGCGAAGCACGCATCGGACTCAACTTCACCGAAGTCGGCTCCGGCCCGCGCGCTTCGGTGACGCTCTACGACCGCGGTCACTCCGCGACTTCCAAGATGAAGCCCGGCGACGTCGATTGGAAGACGCTCTTCGCCAAGCGCGGCGTGCGATGGCTCCACACCGGCGGCATCATGGCGTCGCTGTCGACCTCGACCCGGCAGGTCGTCGCGGAGGCGGTCAAGGCAGCGCACGAAGCGGGGACGATCGTCTCGTATGACCTGAATTTCCGCTCCAAACTCTGGTCGAGCAAGGACGCCATCGAAACGACCAAGCCGCTCGTGAAGTACATCGACTGCCTCATCGGCAACGAAGAGGACTTTCAGAAAGTGCTCGGCTACGAGGTCGAAGGCGTCGACGTCGAAGCGGGCGAAATCGACACGACCGCGTTCAAGAAGATGGTCGAGAAAGTCGTCAATGACTACCCGAACATCAAGGTCGTCGGCACCACGCTGCGCGGCGTCAAGTCCGCGGGCATCAATGACTGGTCCGCCATCATGTGGCACGAAGGCACTTTTTACGACGGCATCCAGTACCCCGGCCTGGAGATCGAGGACCGCGTCGGCGGCGGCGACGGGTTCGCGTCGGGCTTCACGTACGGGTTCCTCACGGGCATGGGGCCGCAGGAATGCGTCGACCTGGGCGTGGCGCATGGCGCGCTGCTGATGACGACGCGCGGTGACACGAGCCAGATCACGCTCAGCGAACTCAAGCACACCGCCGCCGGCGGATCGGCCCGCATCGTGCGGTGA